The sequence below is a genomic window from Selenomonas ruminantium subsp. lactilytica TAM6421.
CTCATAGGCATCCGTATGAAGGAATTCCCGTTCGACCACTTCACCATTCTGCATCCATAAGCGATAAAGTGAAGGCCGCATGGTACTGCCCTCGGTGACCAGTGCAATGCTCTTGCCCGCCAGATCGGCTTTCGTTCCCAAGACGTAAACGGTCAGGGCGCTGCCACTGTTGGCAACGGTCAGGTAAACAGGATGGGGCAGGGGGTTGCGGAAGACAAAGTCGATCAGGCCGTCGGCCACGGTCGCATCCCGGCCGGCGGGAACATAGCTCGATGAGGCAAAATGACCTGTCCGTTCCACTGGTGTAAGGCCTGCCAGCAAAACGGCATTGTAAAGCGTAGAACTTACCTGACAGACACCGCCGCCCACATCAATGGCGTGTTCACCGTAGACGATAACTCCGGCATTCTTATAACCGGCATCGCGGGTACGGGGACCGACAATGGAATTGAAGGACAGGGTGGAGCCGCTGCGGATCAGTGCGCCCTGCAGGTGGCTGGCTGCCAGCCCGATATTGTCCCCGCGGTCGCCGGGATAGAACCGGGTGGTGTAGGAGCCCAGGATGCCATCCATAGCGGCCAGATCCGTATCCTGCACAAAAGGAGGCTGTTCAGCGGGTGTCAGCTCTTTTTGCACCGTCAGGTTAAAGGTCTTGAAATCCGGCGCAAGTTCTGCGGCAAGCGGCGTGATATCCAGGTTGAGTCCCGTGATGGCATGTGTTTTGTGGATGCTGCCATCAGCTTGCAGGGTAACAGTACCGTTCACGGGCTGGGTGTCGATGGCTTTTTTGATTTCTGATAATTTGTCATTCAGCAGATTCTCATCGAAACTGGCATCCATGGTAACGGTTTTGCCGAAGATGGCATAGCGCATCTGATTGAGCATGTTTTCCATCGGGGTTCCGTCGCGCCCTATGTTATAGGCTGCCTCAGTGGCTTCGTCCACGTTGCCATGAAGGTTGATATCGGATGGATCGATCTGAAAGATCCGCTCCTTATAGCTGAGGACAGCCGCTTTGCGCTGCAGCTTGCTGTCGGCGAGCTTGGCAAAGTACTTACGCGCCTCGGCCTTGGTCAGGCCAGCAATCGTATGACCGTCAGACTGTACGCCCATGACGATCTTGTCCTTATTGGAGACGGTAACGGAAATGCAGCCGATGGCGAAGATAGAAAGAACAGTGCCCAGAGTAGCCAATGCTACAATCTTGCCCAAGGATTGATTGGATATATTCGCTATATTCATGAAAAAGAAACACCCCTTAAAGAAATTTCTTAATTTAACAATATTATACTTTTTTTAGTCTATGGGCGCAATGGGGAGGATTAGATAACTTTGTTTTTTTGACTTTTTTGTCATTACAACTTGACATTTTGACCAAAAAAAGGTACTATAAAAACTGTGCTTAGCACTCAAGGCTAGTGAGTGCTAACAGACTTGTTACGTATTTTATGATTAGGAGGAAGATACCTATGATTAAGCCATTGGGCGAAAGAGTTGTCATCGAAGTTGCTGAAGGCGATGTAAAGACCGCCAGCGGAATTGTCCTGCCGGATACGGCTAAGGAAAAGCCCCAGAAGGGCACGGTTGTAGCTGTGGGCACTGGCAAGCTTCTCGAGAACGGCGAGCGCGCTGCTATGGAAGTCAAGGCTGGCGATGCAGTTGTCTTCTCTAAATATTCCGGTTCCGAAGTCAAGGTTGACGGTAAGGATTATCTGATTGTCCGCGAGAGCGACATTCTGGCAATTCTCTGATTCGAAGCGTATTTTCTGGAGGTAATATAAATGGCTAAACAGATTCTGTTTGACGAAGAAGCTCGCCGCGCTCTGGGCCGCGGTGTAGATGCACTGGCTAATGCCGTAAAAGTAACCCTTGGCCCTAAAGGCCGTAACGTTGTGCTCGAAAAGAAATTCGGCGCACCGACCATTACCAACGATGGTGTGACCATTGCTCGTGACATCGAGCTGGAAGATGCTTTTGAAAACATGGGCGCTCAGCTCGTGAAGGAAGTTGCGACCAAGACCAACGATATCGCTGGTGACGGTACGACGACGGCAACCCTGCTGGCTCAGGCTATGATCCATGAAGGTATGCGCAACGTTGTTGCCGGCGCAAACCCGATGATCATCAAAAAGGGTATCGACAAGGCTGTAGCTGCTCTGGTTGACGAAATCCAGTCCAAGGCTAAGACCATCGAAAGCAAGGCTGACATCGCTCAGGTTGCTACGATTTCTTCTGCTAACGAAGAAACCGGTGAACTCATTGCTGAAGCTATGGAAAAAGTCGGCAAAGACGGCGTTATCACGGTGGAAGAATCCAAGTCCATGGCTACGAACCTCTCCGTTGTGGAAGGCATGCAGTTCGACCGTGGCTACATCTCCCCGTACCTCGTAACGGATACGGACAAGATGGAAGCTGTTCTCGATGATCCGTATATCCTGATCACGGACCGCAAGATCTCCGCTATCGCTGACATCCTGCCGATCCTGGAACAGGTTGTAAAACAGGGCAAGCAGCTGGCTGTCATCGCTGAAGATGTGGACGGCGAAGCTCTGACGACGATCGTGGTTAACAAGCTCCGCGGCACCTTCAAGGCTCTGGCTGTGAAGGCTCCTGGCTTCGGTGACCGCCGCAAGGCAATGCTCGAAGATATCGCTATCCTCACGGGTGGTACGGTTATCAGCGAAGAACTTGGCCGTAAGCTCGACAGCGTGACGCTGGAAGACCTCGGTCGTGCCCGCCAGATCCGTTCCACGAAGGAAGAGACCACGATCGTGGATGGTGTAGGCGATAAGGATGCTATCGCAGCTCGCGTAGCTCAGATCAAGAAGCAGATTGCCGAAACGACTTCTGACTTCGACAAGGAAAAACTCCAGGAACGTCTGGCTAAACTGGCTGGCGGCGTAGCTGTTATTGAAATCGGCGCTGCTACCGAAGTGGAAATGAAGGACAAGAAGTACCGCATCGAAGATGCCCTTAACGCAACCCGCGCTGCTGTTGAAGAAGGTATCGTAGCAGGTGGCGGCACGACCTTCATCGACATCCTGCCAGCTCTGGACAAACTCAACGTGGAAGGCGACGAAAAGGTCGGCGTGAACATCGTTCGCCGTGCCATCGAAGAACCGGTTCGCCAGATTGCCAACAACGCTGGCCTCGAAGGCTCCGTTGTGGTTGAAGAAGTAAAGAAGGCTGGCGAAGGTATCGGCTTCAACGCCCTCAAGAATGAGTACGTTGACATGATCAAAGCTGGTATCGTTGACCCGGCTAAGGTTACCCGTTCTGCCCTGCAGAACGCTGCTTCCATCGCTTCCATGGTTCTGACCACGGAAACCCTGGTTGCTGATAAGCCGGAAGAAAAACCGGCTATGCCGGCTGGCGGTGCCCCGGGCATGGGCATGCCGGGCATGATGTAAGCAAATAAAACATCTGTTCTGATAGAAAAGAGGCTTTCGGGCCTCTTTTTTCTTATAATAAAGAATGTTGCAATTCTGAATCTTTATGCTATACTAAGAATAGGTAGGTGTGTCAGCAGCTGGCGGCTTGCCGAAGAAATGGATTTCGTCATATGTCAAGGGAGGAATTGACATGATCAACAACATCAGGAATCAGCAGCTTTTGTCCTATCAAAAGAGTTTTCTGACGGGAAAAAATGAGGGGGCCAAAAAGCAAAAGGCGCAGGAAGAGAAAGATCCAATGGCTCAGTATGGGGCTGATACCAAAGTGGAATTGTCAGCTGATGCCCGGGCTGCTTATGAAATGCAGGTCAAAGCTGTAAAGTCTTTTGTGGAAGAAAACAGTGGCGGCAATGAACAGAAATCGCCGGAATTGTCCACCAAAGCTCAGGATCTGTTGGGAAAATTGCAGGATCAGTATGGCGATAAATACGATTTCTTCGTCGTGGATTCAGAAGAGGATTTAAAGAATTTCAATGGTCAGGGCACAAAGGGATATTCCGTGGTTTTCACCAAGGATGAACTGGAGCGCATGGCCAACGATGAAGAATATGCCAAGAAGGTTATGGATACCGTAGATTCCATTGTCGGTATGACCAAGAAGATGGAAGAAAGCGGCGAGCTGGGTGAAGGTGTAAAACTCAAGAGCGTGATGATCTCCGTCGGGGAAGATGGCAATATGAAGCTTTTTGCCCAGCTGGAGAAGATGAGCGAGGAGCAGGAAGAGCGTCTGGAAAAGGCCAAGGAGAAGAAGGCGGACGAACAGGCTGAGAAGGAGAAAAAGGCAGAAACGGAAGCATCGCCGCCCAAATGGGCACAGGTGGAGGGCAGTTCTGTAGATGAGCTGCTGAAAAATATACTGGCGCTGGATTGGGAGAAGATTGCCGAACAGAAACAAAACGAGGAATAAAACGGGAGAGGTTCAGGAGGAGAAATTTTTCTGAACCTCTTTTTGCAGGATTTTTTCTGTTTAGCGCGAATAACTTAAAATATATAGTATCAATAAAGGAAGGATTTTATGACTTTAGATTCCAGTACAGAAGTTGTAGCAATATTATATGATATTGAAAATGCCCCATTTGAGATGCTGAATTATACCTTGGGCAAAGCACGCCGGTATCAGCCCTGCCGTACGATTGTGGTGTCGGATTGGGAGGCACGCCCGGAGCAGAAGCGCTGGGAGAAATTGATGCGGCGGCCGGGATTTACCTTCCGCCAGATCAGCCGGACATACCAGGGGAAGAATTCGCTGGATTCGGCGATTTATGATTCGGCGAAGCTGCTTTATGACGAAGGGGTGAGACGTTTCTTCATCATAACCACGGATTCCGATTTCGTGAAGATTGCCGAATACCTGAATTCCGATACGCCGTCCTATATTATCGGTGTGGGCACGAAACAGGCCAGTGAGACGCTGCGCAACGCCTATGACGAGTTCATGGTTTATCCGCCGGAGGAAAAAAAGACGGTTCGCAAGGCCAAAACTGCCGGCAAGGACGAGAACAAGCCGGAAAGTAAGCCAGCTAAAGCTGCTAAGCCTGTTAAGGCTGCGAAAGAAAATAAATCGGCTAAGCCCGTGCAGGAAGTGAAAGAAGGCATGACTGCAAAAACGGGAAAGACGACAAAGACGGCAAAAGCAGTTGGCAAGACAAAGCAGCAGGAACCGGCAGTATCGTTGCCAGAAGGCAATTTGACGGTCAAACTGCCCCGTACCTTGCGGGAATCCCTGCAGGAGCGGCAGACGGCAGAGGGCGTCTCCATGGACGAATTGGTAACGTATTTGCTGATGCGGGGCATGGCCCGCTGGGTGGAGGACTAAGGTCATGAAGAAACAGGAACAGGTTCTTTTTTATCAGTTTCAAGATGAGGAGAAATTGGCCATAGCCTGCAAAACACTGCATAAACTGGGGATCAGCACCAAAATCCTGCCAGCAGAAGCCTGGCGGGAAAAGGTGGGGTATCTTCTGGGAGCCAAGGGGTTTCAGCCGGCCAAGGTGAAGGCCGAGGATGACTTCGTTTTTC
It includes:
- a CDS encoding VanW family protein, which gives rise to MNIANISNQSLGKIVALATLGTVLSIFAIGCISVTVSNKDKIVMGVQSDGHTIAGLTKAEARKYFAKLADSKLQRKAAVLSYKERIFQIDPSDINLHGNVDEATEAAYNIGRDGTPMENMLNQMRYAIFGKTVTMDASFDENLLNDKLSEIKKAIDTQPVNGTVTLQADGSIHKTHAITGLNLDITPLAAELAPDFKTFNLTVQKELTPAEQPPFVQDTDLAAMDGILGSYTTRFYPGDRGDNIGLAASHLQGALIRSGSTLSFNSIVGPRTRDAGYKNAGVIVYGEHAIDVGGGVCQVSSTLYNAVLLAGLTPVERTGHFASSSYVPAGRDATVADGLIDFVFRNPLPHPVYLTVANSGSALTVYVLGTKADLAGKSIALVTEGSTMRPSLYRLWMQNGEVVEREFLHTDAYEPLKNT
- the groES gene encoding co-chaperone GroES, whose product is MIKPLGERVVIEVAEGDVKTASGIVLPDTAKEKPQKGTVVAVGTGKLLENGERAAMEVKAGDAVVFSKYSGSEVKVDGKDYLIVRESDILAIL
- the groL gene encoding chaperonin GroEL (60 kDa chaperone family; promotes refolding of misfolded polypeptides especially under stressful conditions; forms two stacked rings of heptamers to form a barrel-shaped 14mer; ends can be capped by GroES; misfolded proteins enter the barrel where they are refolded when GroES binds): MAKQILFDEEARRALGRGVDALANAVKVTLGPKGRNVVLEKKFGAPTITNDGVTIARDIELEDAFENMGAQLVKEVATKTNDIAGDGTTTATLLAQAMIHEGMRNVVAGANPMIIKKGIDKAVAALVDEIQSKAKTIESKADIAQVATISSANEETGELIAEAMEKVGKDGVITVEESKSMATNLSVVEGMQFDRGYISPYLVTDTDKMEAVLDDPYILITDRKISAIADILPILEQVVKQGKQLAVIAEDVDGEALTTIVVNKLRGTFKALAVKAPGFGDRRKAMLEDIAILTGGTVISEELGRKLDSVTLEDLGRARQIRSTKEETTIVDGVGDKDAIAARVAQIKKQIAETTSDFDKEKLQERLAKLAGGVAVIEIGAATEVEMKDKKYRIEDALNATRAAVEEGIVAGGGTTFIDILPALDKLNVEGDEKVGVNIVRRAIEEPVRQIANNAGLEGSVVVEEVKKAGEGIGFNALKNEYVDMIKAGIVDPAKVTRSALQNAASIASMVLTTETLVADKPEEKPAMPAGGAPGMGMPGMM
- a CDS encoding DUF6033 family protein, with product MINNIRNQQLLSYQKSFLTGKNEGAKKQKAQEEKDPMAQYGADTKVELSADARAAYEMQVKAVKSFVEENSGGNEQKSPELSTKAQDLLGKLQDQYGDKYDFFVVDSEEDLKNFNGQGTKGYSVVFTKDELERMANDEEYAKKVMDTVDSIVGMTKKMEESGELGEGVKLKSVMISVGEDGNMKLFAQLEKMSEEQEERLEKAKEKKADEQAEKEKKAETEASPPKWAQVEGSSVDELLKNILALDWEKIAEQKQNEE
- a CDS encoding NYN domain-containing protein, whose translation is MTLDSSTEVVAILYDIENAPFEMLNYTLGKARRYQPCRTIVVSDWEARPEQKRWEKLMRRPGFTFRQISRTYQGKNSLDSAIYDSAKLLYDEGVRRFFIITTDSDFVKIAEYLNSDTPSYIIGVGTKQASETLRNAYDEFMVYPPEEKKTVRKAKTAGKDENKPESKPAKAAKPVKAAKENKSAKPVQEVKEGMTAKTGKTTKTAKAVGKTKQQEPAVSLPEGNLTVKLPRTLRESLQERQTAEGVSMDELVTYLLMRGMARWVED
- a CDS encoding DUF3783 domain-containing protein; this encodes MKKQEQVLFYQFQDEEKLAIACKTLHKLGISTKILPAEAWREKVGYLLGAKGFQPAKVKAEDDFVFPHEVMVLQNIRNKRLDEVLLALKDAGVPHIRFKAVVTPFNTLWTLRRLCETMQKEHGALAAQ